A region from the Medicago truncatula cultivar Jemalong A17 chromosome 6, MtrunA17r5.0-ANR, whole genome shotgun sequence genome encodes:
- the LOC11437173 gene encoding uncharacterized protein isoform X1 produces MATAGKTRAMFEGLVKDGSLKWLLGKKSYFAEEFEEMENSPSAGKNFVRELSPVANLVVRRCAKILKTSSSDLQEGFNLEASDSLKNPSRYARNLLEYCCFKALSLKAQISGHLLDKTFRRLTYDMMLAWEVPAATSQPLTNKVDEEVSVGLEAFCRIAPAVPIIANVIICENLFEVLSSSTGGRLQFPIYDKYLGGIEKAIKKMKSNSDSSLLSAIRPTRGEKILEIDGTVTTQPVLEHVGISTWPGRLILTDHALYFEELRVVSYDKPKRYDLADDLNQVVKPELTGPWGTRLFDKAVFYSSTSLSEPAVLEFPELKGHARRDYWLAIIREILCVHKYISKFGIKGVARDEALWKAVLGILRLQAIQDISSLGPVPNDSLLMFNLCDQLPGGDLILETLVNMSNSSESNHGHDSKPESGMYSISVLDTVSNLGFVFGTSSNSSVESRIAVGEITVGETTLLERVVKESKNNYKKVVSAQATVDGVKVDGIDTNLAVMKELLYPLDELRKCLQSLLNWDDPLKSSGFCLFFGYIIWRGWVGYAAALVLVFISAFMIISRCFNQGRSVAEVKVIAPPPMNTMEQLLAVQNAVSQAEQFIQDGNIFLLKFRGLLLSIFPQATEKMAFGLLSAGLVLAFLPTKYIVLLVFLNTFTMFSPPRKASTERWERRFREWWFSIPAAPVKLERDKEDKKKK; encoded by the exons ATGGCTACAGCTGGAAAAACCAGAGCTATGTTTGAAGGTCTAGTAAAAGATGGATCACTTAAATGGTTGCTTGGCAAGAAGAGTTATTTTGCTGAAGAATTTGAGGAGATGGAAAATTCACCTTCTGCTGGGAAGAACTTTGTACGCGAACTATCTCCAGTTGCAAACCTAGTTGTTCGTAGATGCGCAAA AATCCTCAAGACCTCTTCAAGTGATCTTCAGGAGGGCTTCAATCTAGAGGCATCTGATTCCCTAAAGAATCCATCACGATATGCAAGGAACTTATTGGAATACTGTTGTTTCAAAGCTCTTTCATTGAAAGCGCAAATATCCGGTCATCTACTTGATAAAACGTTCCGGCGCTTGACATATGACATGATGTTAGCTTGGGAGGTCCCGGCTGCAACTAGCCAACCTCTTACTAAT AAGGTTGATGAAGAAGTATCTGTTGGATTAGAAGCTTTCTGTCGAATAGCTCCCGCAGTTCCCATCATTGCCAACGTCATTATTTGTGAAAATCTTTTTGAGGTGCTGAGTTCGTCAACTGGAGGCCGCCTTCAGTTCCCCATCTATGACAAGTACCTCGGTGGGATAGAAAA agcaataaaaaaaatgaagagcaATTCAGATTCGTCTCTCCTTTCTGCTATAAGACCGACTAGAGGTGAGAAGATTCTTGAGATTGATGGAACAGTCACCACACAGCCAGTCCTTGAGCATGTAGGAATATCCACATGGCCTG GAAGGTTAATCTTAACAGATCATGCACTTTATTTCGAAGAACTTCGCGTTGTATCATATGACAAACCAAAAAGATATGATTTAGCAGACGATCTAAACCAAGTTGTTAAACCCGAATTGACTGGACCATGGGGTACTCGACTATTTGACAAAGCAGTATTCTATAGTTCGACATCCTT ATCAGAACCAGCTGTACTAGAATTTCCAGAGCTTAAAGGACACGCTCGTCGTGATTATTGGCTAGCCATCATCAGAGAGATTCTTTGTGTTCACAAATACATAAGCAAGTTTGGAATTAAAGGGGTGGCACGGGACGAAGCACTTTGGAAGGCTGTTTTAGGAATATTGCGTTTGCAGGCCATCCAAGATATTAGTTCTCTAGGCCCTGTACCGAATGATTCTCTTCTCATGTTTAATTTATGTGATCAGCTTCCAGGTGGAGACTTGATATTAGAAACCCTTGTAAATATGTCAAACTCGAGCGAGTCAAATCACGGGCATGATTCCAAGCCTGAAAGTGGAATGTATTCTATCTCGGTCTTGGACACAGTTTCTAACTTAGGATTCGTATTTGGAACAAGTTCAAACAGCTCTGTTGAGAGCAGGATTGCTGTTGGCGAAATAACTGTTGGAGAAACGACTTTGTTGGAAAGAGTGGTTAAAGAATCTAAGAACAATTATAAAAAAGTCGTATCGGCACAGGCAACAGTTGACGGTGTTAAAGTTGATGGTATCGACACTAATTTAGCTGTGATGAAG GAACTACTTTATCCTCTAGATGAACTTAGGAAGTGTCTTCAATCTTTGCTAAATTGGGATGATCCATTGAAGTCTTCTGGGTTTTGTTTGTTCTTTGGTTACATCATCTGGAG GGGTTGGGTTGGCTATGCAGCGGCACTAGTGCTTGTGTTCATTTCAGCTTTTATGATCATTTCCAGATGTTTTAATCAAGGTAGGTCTGTAGCTGAAGTTAAAGTAATAGCCCCTCCACCAATGAATACAATGGAACAGCTTTTAGCTGTTCAGAATGCTGTCTCTCAAGCTGAACAGTTCATACAAGATGGTAACATATTTCTACTCAAGTTCCGCGGCTTGTTGCTGTCCATTTTTCCTCAG GCTACAGAGAAGATGGCATTTGGTCTTCTATCAGCAGGGTTGGTTTTGGCTTTCTTACCAACTAAATACATAGTTCTTCTAGTGTTCTTGAACACATTTACAATGTTTTCACCTCCAAGGAAAGCTAGCACAGAGAGATGGGAGAGGAGATTTAGGGAATGGTGGTTCAGCATACCAGCTGCTCCTGTTAAACTTGAAAGAGATAAAGAGGACAAGAAGAAAAAGTGA
- the LOC11437173 gene encoding uncharacterized protein isoform X2, with product MATAGKTRAMFEGLVKDGSLKWLLGKKSYFAEEFEEMENSPSAGKNFVRELSPVANLVVRRCAKILKTSSSDLQEGFNLEASDSLKNPSRYARNLLEYCCFKALSLKAQISGHLLDKTFRRLTYDMMLAWEVPAATSQPLTNVDEEVSVGLEAFCRIAPAVPIIANVIICENLFEVLSSSTGGRLQFPIYDKYLGGIEKAIKKMKSNSDSSLLSAIRPTRGEKILEIDGTVTTQPVLEHVGISTWPGRLILTDHALYFEELRVVSYDKPKRYDLADDLNQVVKPELTGPWGTRLFDKAVFYSSTSLSEPAVLEFPELKGHARRDYWLAIIREILCVHKYISKFGIKGVARDEALWKAVLGILRLQAIQDISSLGPVPNDSLLMFNLCDQLPGGDLILETLVNMSNSSESNHGHDSKPESGMYSISVLDTVSNLGFVFGTSSNSSVESRIAVGEITVGETTLLERVVKESKNNYKKVVSAQATVDGVKVDGIDTNLAVMKELLYPLDELRKCLQSLLNWDDPLKSSGFCLFFGYIIWRGWVGYAAALVLVFISAFMIISRCFNQGRSVAEVKVIAPPPMNTMEQLLAVQNAVSQAEQFIQDGNIFLLKFRGLLLSIFPQATEKMAFGLLSAGLVLAFLPTKYIVLLVFLNTFTMFSPPRKASTERWERRFREWWFSIPAAPVKLERDKEDKKKK from the exons ATGGCTACAGCTGGAAAAACCAGAGCTATGTTTGAAGGTCTAGTAAAAGATGGATCACTTAAATGGTTGCTTGGCAAGAAGAGTTATTTTGCTGAAGAATTTGAGGAGATGGAAAATTCACCTTCTGCTGGGAAGAACTTTGTACGCGAACTATCTCCAGTTGCAAACCTAGTTGTTCGTAGATGCGCAAA AATCCTCAAGACCTCTTCAAGTGATCTTCAGGAGGGCTTCAATCTAGAGGCATCTGATTCCCTAAAGAATCCATCACGATATGCAAGGAACTTATTGGAATACTGTTGTTTCAAAGCTCTTTCATTGAAAGCGCAAATATCCGGTCATCTACTTGATAAAACGTTCCGGCGCTTGACATATGACATGATGTTAGCTTGGGAGGTCCCGGCTGCAACTAGCCAACCTCTTACTAAT GTTGATGAAGAAGTATCTGTTGGATTAGAAGCTTTCTGTCGAATAGCTCCCGCAGTTCCCATCATTGCCAACGTCATTATTTGTGAAAATCTTTTTGAGGTGCTGAGTTCGTCAACTGGAGGCCGCCTTCAGTTCCCCATCTATGACAAGTACCTCGGTGGGATAGAAAA agcaataaaaaaaatgaagagcaATTCAGATTCGTCTCTCCTTTCTGCTATAAGACCGACTAGAGGTGAGAAGATTCTTGAGATTGATGGAACAGTCACCACACAGCCAGTCCTTGAGCATGTAGGAATATCCACATGGCCTG GAAGGTTAATCTTAACAGATCATGCACTTTATTTCGAAGAACTTCGCGTTGTATCATATGACAAACCAAAAAGATATGATTTAGCAGACGATCTAAACCAAGTTGTTAAACCCGAATTGACTGGACCATGGGGTACTCGACTATTTGACAAAGCAGTATTCTATAGTTCGACATCCTT ATCAGAACCAGCTGTACTAGAATTTCCAGAGCTTAAAGGACACGCTCGTCGTGATTATTGGCTAGCCATCATCAGAGAGATTCTTTGTGTTCACAAATACATAAGCAAGTTTGGAATTAAAGGGGTGGCACGGGACGAAGCACTTTGGAAGGCTGTTTTAGGAATATTGCGTTTGCAGGCCATCCAAGATATTAGTTCTCTAGGCCCTGTACCGAATGATTCTCTTCTCATGTTTAATTTATGTGATCAGCTTCCAGGTGGAGACTTGATATTAGAAACCCTTGTAAATATGTCAAACTCGAGCGAGTCAAATCACGGGCATGATTCCAAGCCTGAAAGTGGAATGTATTCTATCTCGGTCTTGGACACAGTTTCTAACTTAGGATTCGTATTTGGAACAAGTTCAAACAGCTCTGTTGAGAGCAGGATTGCTGTTGGCGAAATAACTGTTGGAGAAACGACTTTGTTGGAAAGAGTGGTTAAAGAATCTAAGAACAATTATAAAAAAGTCGTATCGGCACAGGCAACAGTTGACGGTGTTAAAGTTGATGGTATCGACACTAATTTAGCTGTGATGAAG GAACTACTTTATCCTCTAGATGAACTTAGGAAGTGTCTTCAATCTTTGCTAAATTGGGATGATCCATTGAAGTCTTCTGGGTTTTGTTTGTTCTTTGGTTACATCATCTGGAG GGGTTGGGTTGGCTATGCAGCGGCACTAGTGCTTGTGTTCATTTCAGCTTTTATGATCATTTCCAGATGTTTTAATCAAGGTAGGTCTGTAGCTGAAGTTAAAGTAATAGCCCCTCCACCAATGAATACAATGGAACAGCTTTTAGCTGTTCAGAATGCTGTCTCTCAAGCTGAACAGTTCATACAAGATGGTAACATATTTCTACTCAAGTTCCGCGGCTTGTTGCTGTCCATTTTTCCTCAG GCTACAGAGAAGATGGCATTTGGTCTTCTATCAGCAGGGTTGGTTTTGGCTTTCTTACCAACTAAATACATAGTTCTTCTAGTGTTCTTGAACACATTTACAATGTTTTCACCTCCAAGGAAAGCTAGCACAGAGAGATGGGAGAGGAGATTTAGGGAATGGTGGTTCAGCATACCAGCTGCTCCTGTTAAACTTGAAAGAGATAAAGAGGACAAGAAGAAAAAGTGA
- the LOC11436732 gene encoding VQ motif-containing protein 20, whose protein sequence is MVASNKPPQQHRSPVIIYTHSPRVIHTQPKDFMALVQKLTGLSRSEEDDGSKNGKNASSSQYQTPKKEPVSCNYGMLIGDKENDRKNVVLLRNEDNDTSSSVITDENNYGNNVGENQVNSCFIPSDTLMLEPPLNPYMTNFLASSSAEFMCSSQPLLNYSDSFFSHNMRTLGGMKEFGDY, encoded by the coding sequence ATGGTGGCATCAAATAAACCACCCCAACAACATCGTAGCCCGGTTATAATCTACACACATTCTCCACGTGTTATACATACTCAGCCTAAAGATTTCATGGCATTGGTGCAAAAGCTTACCGGGCTCTCTCGCTCGGAGGAGGACGACGGGAGCAAAAATGGCAAAAATGCCTCGTCGTCTCAATATCAGACCCCGAAGAAGGAGCCTGTGAGCTGCAACTATGGGATGTTGATCGGAGACAAAGAGAATGATcgaaaaaatgttgttttgctTAGAAATGAGGACAATGACACATCCTCATCGGTGATCACCGATGAGAATAATTATGGTAACAACGTCGGTGAAAATCAGGTTAACTCGTGTTTCATTCCATCAGATACATTGATGTTGGAGCCTCCGTTGAACCCTTACATGACAAACTTCTTGGCGTCGAGCTCAGCCGAGTTCATGTGCTCAAGTCAGCCCTTATTGAACTACTCAGATTCATTTTTCTCACATAACATGAGGACCTTGGGAGGGATGAAAGAGTTTGGTGACTATTGA
- the LOC11442366 gene encoding extensin, producing the protein MAYCGYPEAYPHAYPPNPPTYSQVPQTYSHAPPTYPQPPSVYPQVPPAYPQPPPPAYPYPPPAYPQAPPVPATYLYTPQPYLQAPPMYPHVNPRPQKPKRSRFERLGLKVGLIGVACAITSGVTGVEHMIYDAFVGDDDDDDEDGFET; encoded by the coding sequence ATGGCTTACTGTGGATACCCAGAGGCTTATCCACATGCATATCCACCGAATCCACCAACTTATTCACAGGTTCCACAGACTTATTCACATGCTCCACCAACTTACCCACAACCTCCATCAGTTTATCCACAGGTTCCGCCGGCTTATCCACAACCTCCACCGCCGGCTTATCCATACCCTCCACCGGCTTATCCACAAGCTCCACCGGTTCCAGCGACCTATCTATATACTCCACAACCTTATTTGCAGGCTCCACCAATGTATCCACATGTTAATCCAAGACCACAAAAACCTAAGAGGAGTCGTTTTGAAAGATTGGGATTAAAAGTAGGGTTGATTGGAGTTGCATGTGCAATAACCAGTGGGGTGACTGGAGTTGAACATATGATTTATGATGCTTttgttggtgatgatgatgatgatgatgaggatggTTTTGAAACttaa